In the genome of Yarrowia lipolytica chromosome 1B, complete sequence, the window AAAAGATTCGAAGCTGTGTCAGACCTTGTTGCGGTGTTGCTGGAGTATACgcatacttgtactgcgCTCAATGATACTACTTCTTTCGTTGGCAATGGAGATACAACCAATTGACCAAGAAATAAGTGAGTGCAAGCACCTTCTACCCAAGTCCCGCACTTCACATCTCCATTACCTGTTCCAGGTTAGTCAGTATCAGCTTTGGCGGGAGTTAACGCAGCAATGGGCTCAGTAAGGTACTATCGAGGATACaacaggtacaagtatctcGATATTGTCCGATTAATCTTCAATTTAAAGTCCCGATTCCCCCCTCCCTGTCGTTAGACTGATTTCAATTGGTCTCGTCCACACACAGCACCAGGCATTACTGTATAACGATTACAGAGTATGATATAGACGAGTTATGAGTATTGGTAAGAGACAATATGTTTATTTGAATCACTATTTGTTGTCTTGATGAGATTTTCTGTTCATAAAAAGTCTCTAGGGCTCAGTAGACACTCTCGTGGGTTTCAGCTCCACTTTCTGAACAGGGTCACAGAACACGTTCCAGAGCATATGAAGATATGAGCGTATTATTAATCGAATCCTCCATGCTGTTCAAATCCCGTTGCAAAGCTCTCTTCCTTGTAACATATCATTGGATCGCACAAGACATGGCATTTCACCAACACTCCACCTACAGCACAGAATCAGTTTCAGAAAAGCCACGACGATGGGCTCAATGACAgcagagcctccagagtCGTTATAGAGCACTATCGAACCTCCGTACCCTGCAATATACCCATATTGTCTTGTAAATATACATCCccaggtactgtacatgacAAGTGCAACTACCCCGAACAGTACCTTCTGAAAGAGGATTGAAGCTATCCACTTCACTTTTAACAACAAACCCGCCTATctcacctccaccacttCACATACTAAACATCATCATTAACTAACACATCATTTGCTGTTTTCTAATCTGGACATGACCTTCCACGTCAACATCGAATCAGAATGCCGGTCCAAGACTCGGCCTATTTACACTCCGCCACTGGTTGATCTCCGCCTGACTTGGTTCGTTCAAAAGTCGTGTTTGATTCAACTAGACCTGTCCATCTTAGTTGAAATCGGAAGCCTGCAAGTTTCGAGTCATGGCAGGCAGGGCGATTCGGATTCCATCCAGATCCTTGGACATACACACCTGGCAGCCCAGACGCGAGGTCTCGGTGAGGCCAAATGCCAGATCCAGCATGTCgttctcatcatcatcaggctcctccaactTGTCGTAGTACTCGGGGTCCACAATCACGTGGCAAGTGGAGCAGGCACACGATCCGCCACAAGCGCCCTCCATGTCCAGATTGTTGGCCTGTGCAATGTCCAGCAGATTGTCGCCCTCGCACGTGTCAACCTCAATCTGCTCAccgtccttggtgatgaaggTGACCTTGATTTCCTCGCCAGGCTTGGGCTTGTGCACATGACCGTGGAAAACGGGAGCCGAGGTCTGGAAAAGACGCGTGGCCGGGGCAACGGGTCGGAACGTCCGTGGAACGGCCCGGGAAACCTGCAAAACCTGTCGAGAGAACGTACGGAGCATTATCGGTGGCGTTGAAAAAATGTTGATTTGAATCTTCAAACTGTACACATTTTAAACTCTATCAGAGGAGCTGAGTGGGGGATTAGTCAGCGGTCGAGGGGAAATTGAAGACGTTGATATAATGCTGGATTGGGGTGTTGCTGTCAATGTGGTGAGTTGAATGGTGCAATATATATCGCTCTCGGGTACCTATATCAAGACTTGTGGGTGATATAGCGCCCGAATCCGTTGCTTGATAGGACTAATTGGTGATATCTGGAGCTTGCGGCATGGTGAGCACTCTAAAGACCTCCTCAGATCTCTCTCAGTAGCTTGCTagcttttttttgctttaTCAGAGTTGAAAAGGAGGCATTATGTCTCATTTGGCTGAGTTGGGTGCTTAGTCAGCTTGGTGAATACTGCTCCGATTTGATTTCTGATAGTTTATTTTTGCTCTATATCCGATTACAAGACGAACGCACTCTTTGTAGTGTAAATATAATACCTCTATCACGTCCTGACGGGGGTTTCTACCCAGCCAATAGAAACGCTTACAGTAAGAGAGAAGACTAAAAGGCCCTATAGGACGTCATTTACTGTACAACCAAAGCACGAGTTGCTTGGATATATAATGGGAGTCTTTTTCATGTAGCAGAATTCATCAAATAAAAATGGGCTTTGATCTGATCTTCCTCCGAATTACGAAAATACTATATATAATAACAAAAAACGGCTTTATTATCCTTTCCTGAGACACGCTTACATGTGGGGTCACCCACAGGTCGGTAGTAGGCGCATCTGGATGTGGTTGTGcacagtactgtatgtacagtacgcaGTACGTTGGGGGATGTGTCGACAGGTTATGAGCTAGGGTGGGTGATTGAGTGATTGCGACATTTGTACGACACTTGTGTTTGAACtgaacttgtacttgatCTATACTTGACCTTCTAGTTGACTCTAACAGCACTATAAACTATTTTCGAATGCCCTGAACAAAAGCGGTTTGGTCACAAAGAATCAATCAAAAGCGCTCGATCTCTTATGGCCATTCTTCTCGCGGCGGATACAGATGCACAATTGTCAGTCTACTTGCCTTTCTCGTACAgttcgtactcgtacctgaCCGGACATGCACGGTTGTGGCGCCTTCTCACATACAAGGAACCACCGTATAGGGGGTCCATAAGCGACCCCTTCTCGTACCCAACTTGACCCTGCGTTCCCGTCGCATTTGCAGCCCGTATACATAGCTCCACGAAAACCAAACGGCTTTTGTCCTTGTCGCGCGTACAACTCCAGTTTCCGGCGTCTGCAGGTGTCGGCGCGCTTCCTGGAGGCATAGATGGCCGGAAAAAGAGCGCGCAGAGCTCACTGAGCAAATCCCGCAACTCTCAAAGCGGCTGCCATGTCTATGTGCCAAGGAGCGAGTCCCGGCTGCGTTTCTTTTGTGTCCAACCGGAATCTCCGAATCCACTCCGACTACCTGCGTCTGTCGAGTATAGGGCAAACGAAGCGGCTAAACGGTTTTCTGCCTTGTTGCTTCAAGTGTGTCTGTCGTCCAGCGGGATTTTGGTCACGCGCACAAGGTCTCGTGACCCCTTAAGACAGTTGTGGGCCTTCAGATACCGCTATGAAATGTTGTAGAAGACTGCATATACTGGGCATGATGATTGGCTGGATGAAAAGAGATCTGGAACTGTCATGCAGGTCCAAAGCAGAtcgaaaagaaaaaaaaaattgaacaAATGAACTCTCTTTGCTTTATAATGTCTGTCTTGGTACTGTGAGCTCTCCTGTATGTGCTGTACATTTCTCCTCATCGTAGATTTCGCTCAGCCGTTAGTCCATGGTGACCATGTTCGGTTAACTAATGGTGTAAGTAAAGTTGTTTAATTACTTAGGTGAATTCAACTAAATATATATTGGCGAAACTGCACTCAAATTGTCCAAATTGAGAAAATGGAGTTTCATACACCGTGGGACCCGCTATGGAGCGCATCTTATGGCTCTCGGCCTTCTTATTATCACCCTCAAAAATCCTGAAAATCAGCCCGCGTAGGAATCGAACTGAGCCCTAGCCCCGCACACCGCTATCACGCACTATCCACTATCACGCATACTGTATTCTAGCCCCCGCCACGACATCATGGAAGCGAGCGAACTATACAAGAGCTACGAGACGGACTTTCTGCTGGCGCAATCCGAGATTGAGCAGAAGCTCGAGAGCATTTCGACGCTCGAGCGAGGTGAGTATGGGCGAGCCAAGGGCGCAACCTCGACAATGACGTGGTATTTGATCGACAAGGAATGACATGAACAAGTGGCATTCGCAATGTTTTCGACTGCTGATATCTGGCAGGTGACGTATTCTACCACGAGATTGCTGTTTGGCAGTCGTCGACAGATGCTGCCCAGCGGTGCATCTTTCACTATTGGTGACAAGAAACGCTGATTGAACGGCTATAGCCCTTTGGAATTCGGGTATTCTGTTATTCACG includes:
- a CDS encoding uncharacterized protein (Compare to YALI0B02222g, similar to Saccharomyces cerevisiae YAH1 (YPL252C); ancestral locus Anc_6.288, similar to uniprot|Q12184 Saccharomyces cerevisiae YPL252c Adrenodoxin homolog mitochondrial precursor (Mitochondrial ferredoxin)) translates to MLRTFSRQVLQVSRAVPRTFRPVAPATRLFQTSAPVFHGHVHKPKPGEEIKVTFITKDGEQIEVDTCEGDNLLDIAQANNLDMEGACGGSCACSTCHVIVDPEYYDKLEEPDDDENDMLDLAFGLTETSRLGCQVCMSKDLDGIRIALPAMTRNLQASDFN